The following proteins are co-located in the Penaeus monodon isolate SGIC_2016 chromosome 35, NSTDA_Pmon_1, whole genome shotgun sequence genome:
- the LOC119595029 gene encoding uncharacterized protein LOC119595029 encodes MIEVTSLTSQDDLGSTAAPEDMNGNITTWTLPLGFCNDTSECTQGLGCFGNLCSCPRSCKYVLNKCDCGPARLFPWWYFLIGGLLGLVVSYYCVQEIKARSKKNQNSEPEIIFIPRRPSSDGRFRVTGDASAIHLQTGVPTSPARERSPPALNMPLAPLPPIGQS; translated from the exons ATGATCGAAGTGACCTCATTGACCTCGCAGGATGACCTTGGCTCCACGGCCGCTCCCGAAG aTATGAACGGAAACATAACAACATGGACATTGCCCCTAGGGTTCTGTAACGACACCAGCGAGTGTACCCAGGGACTTGGTTGTTTCGGGAACCTCTGCTCATGCCCCCG GAGTTGCAAGTACGTTCTTAACAAGTGCGACTGCGGACCTGCGCGACTATTCCCCTGGTGGTATTTTCTCATTGGTGGGTTGCTGGGACTTGTTGTCTCGTATTACTG CGTGCAAGAAATCAAAGCCAGAAGCAAAAAGAATCAGAATTCCGAGCCAGAGATCATCTTCATCCCGCGACGCCCTTCCTCCGACGGGCGGTTTCGTGTTACCGGAGACGCCTCCGCCATCCATCTACAGACAGGAGTGCCCACGTCCCCGGCGAG AGAAAGGTCACCTCCAGCTCTGAATATGCCTCTTGCCCCCCTGCCACCCATCGGACAGTCCTAA